One genomic region from Leptospiraceae bacterium encodes:
- a CDS encoding IS66 family transposase: MKSTELPTGIKESHKIIQQQYEKLQEYSKIIKSLESLNKLKDEKIEYYRNQLYNKKSEKWTPEEQKQALLFNEAEQIVDEEKTILVKEHRKKKKKRGKRDGLDPNLPREEVILDLEEHEKVCGCGCMLTALAHSEVLEKLKIIPAQFVVVKTIRPQYVCKKCEGSGDENRPGVKSKPPVPQLIPKAILHRDSLAYMIVQKYCDHLPINRISNILKRLGVSISKATIARNFITIAEMLEPITNQILQLIQFAHAIQIDETRLQVVSEPGRKGTNLSWMWCFRSGLVGETERAVYFHYDQSRSAKFLKDFLFGYKGIIQTDGLGTYNAHLSSIVSEDEHAGCNVHARRKFTDIYKSIKNNKSVNHILEEYNRLYRLEESYYQLKIHHNKDKLEKRRQRHSLPIMERMKAFIASELSVMEPSGDLYKAMRYFISHYDKLIIFIYNGNITPDTNLVENAIRPFALGRKNWLFAFSPEGAKASAIYYALIENAKLCGLDPYQYLKTVFDEIVENPNFDPKDLTPQAIAKKQKEESRTTTT; this comes from the coding sequence ATGAAATCTACCGAACTTCCAACAGGCATTAAAGAATCACATAAAATAATTCAGCAGCAATATGAAAAGCTTCAGGAATATTCTAAGATTATCAAATCTCTTGAATCTCTAAACAAATTGAAAGATGAGAAAATAGAGTATTACAGAAACCAGTTGTATAATAAAAAATCAGAGAAGTGGACACCTGAAGAACAAAAACAGGCACTACTCTTCAACGAAGCAGAACAAATAGTTGATGAAGAGAAAACTATTTTAGTAAAAGAGCATAGAAAGAAGAAAAAAAAGCGCGGAAAGCGAGACGGCCTGGATCCAAACTTACCGAGAGAAGAAGTGATTCTTGACCTCGAAGAACACGAAAAGGTATGTGGCTGTGGTTGTATGCTGACAGCTTTAGCACATTCAGAAGTTCTTGAAAAGCTGAAGATCATCCCGGCTCAGTTTGTAGTTGTGAAGACGATTCGACCTCAATATGTTTGTAAGAAATGCGAAGGTAGCGGTGATGAAAATCGTCCCGGTGTAAAATCAAAACCTCCGGTTCCTCAGCTTATTCCCAAAGCGATTCTGCATCGTGATAGTCTGGCATATATGATTGTTCAAAAGTATTGCGACCATCTTCCTATAAACAGAATATCTAATATATTAAAACGTTTAGGTGTAAGTATTTCAAAAGCTACTATAGCAAGAAATTTTATAACGATTGCAGAAATGCTTGAGCCAATAACAAATCAAATTTTACAACTAATACAATTCGCTCATGCTATTCAGATAGATGAAACTCGCTTACAGGTAGTCAGTGAGCCGGGTAGAAAAGGAACCAATTTATCCTGGATGTGGTGTTTTCGCAGCGGTCTGGTAGGCGAGACTGAGAGAGCAGTATATTTTCATTATGACCAATCGAGAAGTGCAAAATTTCTAAAAGACTTTCTATTTGGCTACAAGGGAATCATTCAAACCGATGGTCTTGGAACCTATAATGCACATTTATCTTCTATTGTTTCTGAAGATGAACATGCCGGTTGTAATGTTCATGCAAGAAGGAAGTTTACTGATATTTATAAATCGATTAAAAATAATAAGTCTGTAAATCACATATTAGAGGAATATAACAGACTCTATAGATTAGAAGAATCTTATTATCAATTAAAAATACACCATAATAAAGATAAACTCGAAAAGCGACGGCAAAGACATAGCCTTCCAATAATGGAACGAATGAAAGCTTTTATTGCGAGTGAACTCTCGGTTATGGAACCTTCAGGTGATCTATATAAAGCAATGAGATATTTTATATCTCATTATGATAAATTAATAATATTTATATATAATGGGAATATAACACCTGATACAAACCTGGTAGAAAATGCCATTCGTCCATTTGCACTGGGAAGAAAGAATTGGTTATTTGCCTTTTCCCCTGAGGGAGCAAAGGCAAGTGCAATTTACTATGCTCTGATCGAAAATGCAAAATTATGCGGTCTGGATCCTTACCAATATCTTAAAACCGTTTTTGATGAGATAGTGGAAAATCCCAATTTCGATCCGAAAGATTTGACTCCGCAGGCTATCGCAAAGAAACAAAAAGAAGAATCCAGAACAACCACAACTTAA
- the tnpB gene encoding IS66 family insertion sequence element accessory protein TnpB, whose amino-acid sequence MRKSINTLTQLVQTEMNLSPFDKSLFIFCNKRKNMLKVLYWDKNGFCLWQKKLSKQKFPWVNTDEEVKEISNQRLLWLLKGIDFFKEHKEEKYLKV is encoded by the coding sequence ATGAGAAAATCAATAAATACACTTACTCAGTTGGTTCAGACAGAAATGAACTTATCACCCTTTGATAAGAGTCTGTTTATATTCTGCAATAAGCGCAAAAACATGTTGAAAGTCTTATATTGGGATAAGAATGGGTTTTGTCTCTGGCAGAAGAAACTGTCCAAACAAAAGTTTCCCTGGGTCAATACGGATGAGGAAGTAAAAGAGATTTCAAATCAACGCTTGCTCTGGTTACTTAAAGGAATAGATTTTTTTAAGGAGCATAAAGAAGAAAAATATCTAAAAGTATAA
- a CDS encoding IS66 family transposase, whose translation MKPTELSTDTQELHKLIQKQYEKLQEFSRIIKSLESLNKLKDEKIEYYRNQLYNKKSEKWTPDEQKQALLFNEAEQIVDEEKTILVKEHRKKKKKRGKRDGLDPNLPREEVILDLEEHEKTCGCGCVLTPLPNPEVLEKLKIIPAQFVVVKTIRPQYVCKKCEGSGDENRPGVKSKPPLLQLIPKAILHRDSLAYMITQKYCDHLPINRISNILKRSGVTISRATIARNFITVSEKLESIANQILQQVQFAHAVQIDETRLQVINEPGRKGTNLSWMWCFRSGLVGEIESAVYFHYDQSRSAKFLKDFLFGYKGIIQTDGLGTYNAHLSSIVSEDEHAGCNVHARRKFTDIYKSIKNNKSVNHVLEEYNRLYRLEESYYQLKIHHNKDKLEKRRQRHSLPIMERMKVFIASELSVMEPSGDLYKAMRYFISHYDKLIIFIYNGDITPDTNLVENAIRPFALGRKNWQFSYSPSGARASAIYYTLIENAKLCGLDPYQYLKTVFDEIVRNPNFDPKDLTPQAIAKKQKEDSAATT comes from the coding sequence ATGAAACCTACCGAACTTTCAACAGATACTCAAGAACTGCATAAGCTAATTCAGAAGCAATATGAAAAGCTTCAGGAATTTTCCAGGATTATCAAATCTCTTGAATCTTTAAACAAATTGAAAGATGAGAAAATAGAGTATTACAGAAACCAGTTGTATAATAAAAAATCAGAGAAGTGGACACCTGACGAACAAAAACAGGCACTACTCTTCAACGAAGCAGAACAAATAGTTGATGAAGAGAAAACTATTTTAGTAAAAGAGCATAGAAAAAAGAAGAAAAAGCGTGGAAAGCGAGACGGATTAGATCCGAACTTACCGAGAGAAGAAGTGATTCTTGACCTTGAAGAGCACGAAAAGACATGCGGATGTGGTTGTGTGCTGACACCTTTACCGAATCCGGAAGTTCTTGAAAAGCTAAAAATCATCCCGGCTCAGTTTGTTGTTGTGAAGACGATTCGGCCTCAATATGTTTGTAAGAAATGCGAAGGTAGCGGTGATGAAAATCGTCCCGGTGTAAAATCAAAACCTCCGCTTCTCCAGCTAATCCCTAAAGCGATTCTGCATCGTGATAGTCTGGCATATATGATAACACAAAAGTATTGCGACCATCTTCCTATAAACAGAATATCTAATATATTAAAGCGCTCAGGTGTCACCATTTCAAGAGCTACCATAGCGAGGAATTTTATAACTGTTTCAGAAAAGCTTGAGTCTATAGCAAATCAAATTTTACAACAAGTACAATTCGCTCATGCTGTTCAAATAGATGAAACTCGCTTACAGGTAATCAATGAGCCGGGCAGGAAAGGAACCAATTTATCCTGGATGTGGTGTTTTCGCAGCGGTCTGGTAGGAGAGATTGAGAGTGCAGTATATTTTCACTATGACCAATCGAGAAGTGCAAAATTCCTAAAAGACTTTCTATTTGGCTACAAGGGAATCATTCAAACGGATGGTCTCGGAACCTATAATGCACATTTATCTTCTATTGTTTCTGAAGATGAACATGCCGGTTGTAATGTTCACGCAAGAAGGAAGTTTACTGATATTTATAAATCGATTAAAAATAATAAGTCTGTAAATCATGTTTTAGAGGAATATAACAGACTATATAGATTAGAAGAATCTTATTATCAATTAAAAATACACCATAATAAAGATAAACTCGAAAAGCGACGGCAAAGACATAGTCTTCCGATAATGGAACGAATGAAAGTTTTCATTGCGAGCGAACTCTCGGTTATGGAACCTTCAGGTGATCTATATAAAGCAATGAGATATTTTATATCTCATTATGATAAATTAATAATATTTATATATAATGGAGATATTACACCGGACACAAATCTGGTAGAAAATGCCATTCGTCCATTTGCACTGGGAAGAAAGAATTGGCAATTTTCCTATTCTCCCAGTGGTGCAAGGGCAAGTGCAATTTATTATACTCTGATTGAAAATGCAAAACTATGCGGTCTGGATCCTTATCAATATCTTAAAACCGTTTTTGATGAGATAGTGAGAAATCCCAATTTCGATCCGAAAGATTTGACTCCGCAGGCTATCGCAAAAAAACAAAAAGAAGACTCAGCAGCTACAACTTAA
- the tnpB gene encoding IS66 family insertion sequence element accessory protein TnpB, producing the protein MRKSINTLTQLVQTEMNLSPFDKSLFIFCNKRKNMLKVLYWDKNGFCLWQKKLSKQKFPWVNTDEEVKEISNQRLLWLLKGIDFFKEHQEEKYLKV; encoded by the coding sequence ATGAGAAAATCAATTAACACACTTACTCAGTTGGTTCAGACAGAAATGAACTTATCACCCTTTGATAAGAGTCTGTTTATATTCTGCAATAAACGCAAAAATATGTTGAAAGTCTTGTATTGGGATAAGAATGGGTTTTGCCTCTGGCAGAAGAAACTGTCCAAACAAAAGTTTCCCTGGGTCAATACGGATGAGGAAGTAAAAGAGATTTCAAATCAACGCTTGCTCTGGCTACTCAAAGGAATAGATTTTTTCAAGGAGCATCAAGAAGAAAAATATCTAAAAGTATAA